From the Lathyrus oleraceus cultivar Zhongwan6 chromosome 4, CAAS_Psat_ZW6_1.0, whole genome shotgun sequence genome, one window contains:
- the LOC127138741 gene encoding glucan endo-1,3-beta-glucosidase 5 — MGFHFQRCFSTCFLLAFCILSQSLTKGTLGFACNWGTITTHSLPPQILVKLMRDNGINKVKLFEAEPMALKALGNSGIQVMVGIPNNLLDSIGSNVDAAIAWVDQNVSTFISKNGVDIRYVAVGNEAFLKTYNGRFVQSTFPAIKNIQAALVKAGLGRQVKVTTPLNADVYQSDTGLPSGGNFRPDIQNQMMSIIKFLSQSNAPLTFNIYPFLSLDADPNFPKEFAFFDGSASPLVDGSISYTNVFDANFDTLISALEKNGFGSMNVIIGEVGWPTDGNSNANIKSAQRFNQGLVNRIVKKQGTPKRPTPPEIYMFSLLDEDLKSIDPGPFERHWGIFNFDGSMKYPLNLGGGKSLVGAKGVRYLTKQWCVVSTQANVMDPSFAQSVSKACTYADCTSLAPGSSCSGLDTKGNASYAFNMYYQTLDQRKDSCNFSGLSVITNIDPSPSQGRCHFEIMIDTGKHETKSTSSFAAPKFGFEYIMVMLVSSFTIINLFLFI, encoded by the exons atgGGATTCCATTTCCAACGTTGTTTTAGTACATGCTTTTTATTGGCATTTTGTATTCTAAGCCAAAGTTTAACAAAAGGCACCCTTGGTTTTGCTTGTAACTGGGGAACCATTACAACACATTCTCTTCCACCTCAAATACTTGTGAAGCTTATGAGAGACAATGGAATCAACAAGGTGAAACTGTTTGAAGCTGAACCCATGGCATTGAAAGCTCTTGGAAATTCTGGCATTCAAGTCATGGTTGGCATACCTAATAACCTCTTGGACTCCATTGGTAGCAATGTTGATGCTGCTATTGCATGGGTCGACCAAAATGTTTCCACTTTCATATCCAAAAATGGAGTCGACATAAG GTATGTTGCAGTAGGTAATGAAGCTTTTCTAAAAACATACAATGGAAGATTTGTCCAATCGACGTTTCCGGCCATAAAAAACATTCAAGCAGCACTTGTAAAAGCAGGCTTAGGAAGACAAGTTAAAGTGACAACCCCTCTAAACGCTGATGTCTACCAAAGTGACACCGGTCTTCCTTCGGGTGGAAATTTCAGACCAGACATTCAAAACCAAATGATGTCAATAATCAAATTTCTTAGCCAAAGCAATGCCCCTCTCACCTTTAACATCTACCCTTTCCTAAGCCTCGACGCCGATCCTAATTTCCCTAAAGAATTCGCTTTCTTCGACGGTTCAGCTTCCCCTCTAGTTGATGGTTCAATAAGTTACACAAACGTTTTCGATGCGAATTTCGATACACTCATTTCCGCTCTTGAAAAAAACGGTTTTGGTTCAATGAATGTTATCATTGGCGAAGTTGGTTGGCCAACAGATGGAAACTCAAATGCAAATATAAAAAGTGCTCAAAGATTCAACCAAGGACTTGTTAATAGAATAGTGAAAAAACAAGGTACACCTAAAAGACCAACCCCACCTGAAATTTACATGTTTTCCCTTCTAGATGAAGATCTTAAAAGCATTGACCCTGGCCCATTTGAAAGACATTGGGGAATTTTCAACTTTGATGGATCCATGAAATACCCTTTGAATCTTGGTGGTGGAAAATCACTTGTTGGTGCAAAAGGTGTTAGATATTTAACCAAACAATGGTGTGTTGTTTCAACACAAGCTAATGTTATGGATCCTAGTTTTGCACAAAGTGTGAGTAAAGCTTGTACTTATGCTGATTGTACATCACTTGCTCCTGGTTCTTCTTGTAGTGGATTAGACACAAAGGGTAATGCTTCGTATGCTTTTAATATGTATTATCAAACGTTGGATCAGAGGAAAGATTCATGTAATTTTAGTGGTTTGTCTGTTATTACCAACATTGACCCTTCACCTTCTCAAGGTAGATGCCATTTTGAGATCATGATTGATACTGGGAAGCATGAAACTAAGTCCACTTCATCTTTTGCTGCACCAAAATTTGGATTTGAGTACATAATGGTCATGTTGGTATCAAGCTTCACTATCATTAATTTATTTCTGTTTATATAG